Proteins co-encoded in one Cinclus cinclus chromosome 9, bCinCin1.1, whole genome shotgun sequence genomic window:
- the FEV gene encoding protein FEV: protein MRHGTGAVPLLLNMYLPDPVGETLFKDGKSQAWGSLSPGVQKGSGQIQLWQFLLELLSDRANLNCIAWEGTNGEFKLIDPDEVARRWGERKSKPNMNYDKLSRALRYYYDKNIMTKVHGKRYAYKFDFHGLAQVCQPTTPDHTIYKFQGNLAPLPFSGISKLNLMTSGVTPAGFSYWPGSSPSLYPGHGLQPSASFSAMAASHLNNMNNHYH from the exons ATGAGACACGGCACCGGAGCGGTGCCACTGCTGCTCAACATGTACCTGCCAG atCCAGTCGGGGAAACTTTGTTCAAAGACGGGAAGAGCCAGGCGTGGGGGTCCCTCAGCCCCGGCGTCCAGAAAG GCAGCGGGCAGATCCAGCTGTGGCAGTTCTTGCTGGAGCTGCTTTCGGACCGGGCCAACCTGAACTGCATCGCCTGGGAAGGCACAAACGGGGAGTTCAAGCTGATCGACCCTGACGAGGTGGCACGGCGCTGGGGTGAGCGGAAGAGCAAGCCCAACATGAATTATGACAAGCTGAGCCGGGCACTGCGCTACTACTACGACAAGAACATCATGACCAAGGTCCATGGCAAGCGCTATGCCTACAAGTTCGACTTCCACGGGCTGGCACAGGTGTGCCAGCCAACCACCCCCGACCACACTATCTACAAATTTCAGGGCAACCTGGCACCGCTGCCTTTCTCGGGCATCTCCAAACTCAATCTCATGACCTCGGGAGTGACACCAGCTGGCTTCTCCTActggcctggctccagcccaTCCCTCTACCCTGGCCATGGGCTTCAGCCCTCAGCCTCGTTCAGTGCCATGGCAGCCTCCCACCTCAACAACATGAACAACCATTACCATTag
- the CDK5R2 gene encoding cyclin-dependent kinase 5 activator 2: MGTVLSLSPAASSGKGGGGGGGLLAEKAPGRVPGKGESRLKRPGVLISALTWKRLVAASAKKKKSTKKVTPKPGGGAPGGAPCQPDPLVVQRNRENLRKSVVGPADGVKQGPLAVPVPTVPSAPQELHPGSGGGKPPPPPASSRPAGSPRRVVVQASTGELLRCLGDFVCRRCYRLKELSPGELISWFRSVDRSLLLQGWQDQGFITPANLVFVYLLCREALRGEDIGSQAELQAAFLTCLYLAYSYMGNEISYPLKPFLVEGDKGRFWERCLGIIQRLSAKMLRINADPHYFTQLFQDLKSEGEGGDGSKHWTISLDR; encoded by the coding sequence ATGGGCACGgtgctctccctctcccccgCCGCCTCCTCGGGCaagggcggcggcggcggcggggggctgCTGGCCGAGAAGGCGCCGGGAAGGGTGCCGGGCAAGGGCGAGAGCCGGCTGAAGCGGCCCGGCGTGCTCATCTCGGCGCTGACCTGGAAGCGTCTGGTGGCCGCCTCGGccaagaagaagaagagcaCCAAGAAGGTGACGCCGAAACCCGGCGGCGGGGCCCCGGGGGGGGCCCCCTGCCAGCCCGACCCGCTGGTGGTGCAGCGCAACCGCGAGAACTTGCGCAAGtcggtggtggggccggccgACGGCGTCAAGCAAGGCCCGCTAGCCGTGCCCGTGCCCACAGTGCCCTCGGCGCCGCAGGAGCTGCACCCGGGCTCCGGCGGGGGAAAGCCTCCACCGCCGCCGGCCAGCAGCCGCCCCGCGGGGTCTCCGCGCCGCGTGGTGGTGCAGGCGTCCACCGGTGAGCTGCTGCGCTGCTTGGGGGACTTCGTGTGCCGCCGCTGCTACCGCCTGAAGGAGCTGAGCCCCGGCGAACTCATCTCATGGTTTCGTAGCGTGGACCGctcgctgctgctgcagggctggcaggaccAGGGCTTCATCACCCCGGCCAACCTGGTGTTCGTCTACCTGCTGTGCCGGGAAGCGCTGAGGGGCGAAGACATCGGGAGCCAGGCCGAGCTGCAGGCCGCCTTCCTCACCTGCCTCTATCTCGCCTACTCCTACATGGGGAACGAGATCTCCTACCCGCTCAAGCCCTTCCTGGTGGAGGGAGACAAGGGGCGCTTCTGGGAGCGCTGCCTGGGCATCATCCAGCGCCTAAGCGCCAAGATGCTGCGAATCAACGCGGACCCGCACTACTTCACGCAACTCTTCCAGGACCTCAAGAGCGAGGGTGAGGGCGGAGACGGGTCCAAGCACTGGACGATCAGCCTGGACCGTTAG